A genomic segment from Aegilops tauschii subsp. strangulata cultivar AL8/78 chromosome 1, Aet v6.0, whole genome shotgun sequence encodes:
- the LOC120969352 gene encoding uncharacterized protein, with product MEQVIMKVNGRMVERYWQSAVDDMHEKRLKDVLCPCRKCKGIVRLDPFEGGTFKAHLLMHGFMHGHTRWISEDDDDEDVDGAGNKDMGPPDDEMTDYVPEEEDSLGNVDGEEAVQGGEDADTPPSSSLLSSVVRDPHVRDLLRKKTTSDRAASREEAKLAQLEVDLMTPLYDGCNPEVTRLSFTLELLNTKAKNKWTDTSLDELLKYLKKVLPAGSLCPTSVEEAKKKSCALVICHTFDITYASMTTSYIGTSTRKKTICPKCNASRYKKAGKKAPQKVVWYFPITPRLQRYFVDPKEAKLMRWHAERVKPDDGDEPEVRHLPDASQSRALNAEFDFFRK from the exons ATGGAGCAG GTGATCATGAAGGTCAATGGAAGGATGGTGGAAAGATACTGGCAATCCGCTGTGGACGACATGCATGAAAAAAGACTGAAGGATGTTTTATGTCCAtgtcgaaaatgcaaaggaatagtcaGGCTCGACCCCTTTGAGGGTGGCACATTCAAGGCGCACCTGCTCATGCATGGTTTCATGCATGGCCATACTCGATGGAtaagtgaagatgatgatgatgaggatgtgGACGGGGCAGGAAATAAGGACATGGGGCCACCAGACGACGAGATGACCGATTATGTGCCCGAAGAGGAAGACAGCCTCGGAAATGTCGATGGCGAAGAGGCAGTTCAAGGCGGAGAAGATGCGGACACGCCGCCGTCTTCATCGCTACTAAGTTCAGTCGTGCGGGACCCGCATGTTCGAGACCTGCTTCGCAAGAAGACGACTAGCgacagagctgcttctagagaggaggccaaactggcgcaactggaggtagacttgatgactcctttgtatgatggttgcaatcccgaggtgacccgcttgagtttcacactAGAACTTCTAAATACGAAGgcaaaaaacaaatggacagatacaagcctggatgagcttctgaagtatctaaagaaggttcttcccgcgggaagcctgtgtcctactagtgtcgaggaggcaaagaaaaAATCGTGTGCCCTCGTGATCTGCCACACATTTGATATCACATATGCATCAATGACTACATCATATATCGGAACGAGCACGCGGAAAAAAACCATCTGTCCAAAGTGCAATGCTTCACGATATAAAAAGGCCGGAAAGAAAGCTccacagaaagttgtatggtactttccgatcactccgcgtctacagcggtatttcgtagatcctaaggaagcaaagcttatgcgctggcacgcggagagggtGAAGCCAGATGACGGAGATGAGCCGGAGGTGAGACACCTCCCAGATGCTAGCCAGTCGAGAGCATTAAATGCTGAATTTGATTTTTTTCGCAAATGA